The genome window gttaccttcccactgaggtggtccctatttatctacttagaTTTgaacgctttcgaaccgctaggttggcgggagctgggacaagcgacgggagctcactccattgcatggattcaatcttatgactgcttggacTTCTGagcctacagcacaggcttctgcggtttagcccgcagcgccatcacgtcccagCGCCACAGATAACATGGGTAAGATAATACTGTACAGGTTTAGTCAGACTCTATTGGCAAGCCCAGTCTCAGTGATCTGGCTTTGCTATGCTTGATTCACATTGTGTTTTGCAATTGCACTTAGTTTGAATGATCACACAAAAACCCAGGATTATTTCCATATAAGAAACCACATTGGCTCTCAATCCCATGTGATCTGATCCATCCTCACAGCCTATGGCCTTTGATGCCACCTGCCAGGTCACCTGACTTTCTGACATTTGTCCAAGGCTGCATCCTTAGTAATTTTCTTTGGAGCCCTTAGAATTAGTGAGGTAATTGCAATGAGCAAGTCAGACACATCACTAATGGCCTTGAAGAGGCAGGACATCCTCATGGAGAATGACACTGATACATATACGAGTTCAAAGGCTGATcagagagggaaaggggagcATTTAGCATTAGGCAGGTGTTCTATACAGAGCACAAGCCCTTTTCTGGCCATGGAGGCATCTTTGACCTCCAGGGTTCAACATCCAGGCTATCTCATCATGCACAATTAATGGCTCACCGTTGACAAAATGCCAATTTTGGAGATTAACGGATAGAGCACTACAGCAGTCTGGCGTAGTAGGGCTATGCTTCAGCACTCATTCATTTAGGATAGGAGCAGCCTCAACAGCTGCCGTCCTTGACTATGCTTTGGAAGATATTAAACAGTCAGGACGCTGGAGTTCCCGTTGTTACAGGCGTTATGTTCGTGTTCTCCCTTCGGTTTAGGTTCGTTGCTGGCCTTGTTTCTTCTGTTGCAGGTGCAGAGGTTTCAAAGAAGAGACTTCACATCCTGATAGTCGGGCATAGCTTTATCTTCTGGGCAGTGCGCCATGCTGTGAAATCATTGTGGGGAAGCAACTTAGGCCTTGGGCCTCAGTCCAACTGCAGTGGTTTGCAGTGGGATGTGTTCCTTCATGCACTTCCTCATGGTCTTCATTGCTGTCCCCCCAATGTGTTAGTTTTTCACCTCTGTGGCAACAGCTTAGCTTTGCGGAGCAGAAAATCCTTGGTTTTAGATATTATATGTGATTTGCCTCTGTTTAAAACAGAGCACCCTCCGACGATCATTTTTGGGGTCCACGATAATACCTAGAGCACAATGGCTGGCAGATTGACCACTGCAGTTCATCAATATAGGATGCAGGCGAGTTAACCGTGAAATTTGCTGGGCTGTCAAAGGGGTATTGGTACAGTTATTGGACACCATGACATTAGTTTAAATAAGCCAGAGCTTTGCAGGCACAATGGGGTGCATCTCTCAGCCCAGGGTCTGGACTTATTCCTTCAAAATATTCAGAAGGGCCTGTGTTCAGTGGTTAATAGCTGGGGTGGGCAAGGGAGTTAGACATGTTAGTCTCTTTGCCCTGGCGAGTAGTGCAGAAGGAAGTTGGATCGGTGAGTCCTAGTAAGAGCAAAGGAAGGTTATAGCTCACCCAAGCTCCCAGCACAGTGGACTGTGAGATTACACCATGCAGGTGGGAGGATGCACTGGTGCCTCTCATGGACCAAGGGCCACCAAACAGGTGGGAACTCAAGGCCCAGGTGAGGTCAGTGCCAATCCGGCCGGGGTTGCACGGTCTTGGTGACCACACAGGCTCAGGGCAGAGGACTTGCCCATATTGACAAACGGTCCCGGGAAACCCACTTATTCCTTTCCTcactacagcagccccctctTCTTTATTATGGTTCAATAAAGCATGGCCCTGGCTTAACCCAATTATCACTCTTTGAATGCCTCACATggcttgaaaatcctattaaatTCATCATAAATCCCAGGCAACCTGATGGCACCTAACAAGCAAACATTATGGAACAGTGCTATTCCCCAAAGAGTGACTCCCTGAGCTACCTCAGAAGATAAAGATGACTCCAACTCCTTCTCTTCTCAGCACTGCATTTATTATCCAAGAAAGACCACAATCAAGCATGTTCCTGCTCTCATCTTCCACGAAAAATACAGGTGAGCAGAATTATCGTAGTTTGTTCTTGGTAAGGACAGGTACAGTACTCCAGGATTCTACGCATTTCTGAGAGGAGAGTGAAATGTCAGATATATGATTGGGTTTATGATAGTTATTGTACTTGAATGTCagagagaacatttttttaaaacatactaGATAGAAGAAGGTAATACAAAACCTAATTTATtgacagttttccttgaaaagtaTAAGAATAACACATTTTCAATAACAGCTTAAACTCCATTGATGTCTAACTGCTCTaagtctgtacagtggggtcttgacttgagaacttaatccatattggaaggcggttctcaagtcaaaaagtctgtaagtcaagtctccattgacctacagtgcattgaaaaccgattaatcccgtaacaggccatttttgttccattttggtttttttctggtctgtaagtcaattctcaggctgcaagtcaaacctaaattttgcagccagagaagtctgtaactaaaaaagtctgtaagtcaagccatctgtaagtcaagggtccactgtatttggatcTGAGACTCAACCCTCTAAAACCTGTTTTATGAAGCTGCTCCTTCGTATCAGGTGAACTGGATCCTTTAAAACTAAATCAAAccaaagaaaaaacccacaagaaagtCTGACTCAAAGCATTATAGTTTCTAAAAAGAGAGAGGTTCAAAACTCTGTAGACCTGTCCCTAATATCCCTGGTATATATGAAGAAAAATGGCACAAATACatatgtgtgttttgcttttaaattcagTGAAGGATGCAGAAATTGGACACAAGTGATATTAAGGCTAGGCAAATGTGGAATTAAGGGGAATTAAAATTCATTGAATTGTTTAATTTTCCATTCTTTCACATCTGAGTATACCCCACTTGTGTGATCCGGCCATCAGAAAGAGAACAATCATGTTTGTTGAATACATATTTGTACACGTGTCTGCAACGTGTGTTAAATTTCctaagagggaagaaggagagatCAAAGACAATTTTAGTAATCTCTACACATATTTTCTGATTCAACTATTATTTGTGTCTAGAATGAAATAGGATTGCTTCAAGATGTTATTGCTAAAATAGAAATGAGCTTCTTAAAGAAGTAGGCTGAATAACACGTTTTCTGTCCACCACTACCTGTTACAAATCTCTAACTGACAGCATCACATGAAGATGGACTTGAAAAAGTAACAGAATCAACACATCAGTTAGACTGAGAATTCTAAGTACTTTTTGTTTTATGTGGACTTGGTTTTAAAAGCTAAGCCAGAGTTAAACAACTTATCCACAAATTAGACTACCCAGTATATATTTAGACTGTCGTGGATATTGGTCTGTAGAGATGTTCCTTATAGTGGATGGTAGACTAATCAGAAGCAGAAAAGCCCCTCTTTAGAAGTTTTTCCCACACTTGCTGACTGACCCCTACACATCATCCCACCCAACTGCTGTGACCCCTTGATCTCAGTATATTTAGCAAAACGTTTGCAAAGGGAGTTAACTGTACATACAGTTTTGCCATACAGTCGCCTTCACGTTATTGGGAAGTGTGTGCAATGAGTTGTGCTCACAAAATGGAGAAGCATTGATACATTTGACTTCTTTTTTAATGAATGTGAGAAGCCTGGGAATGTAGGTCCCTAAAGGGACAATGTCTGTGGTTACTTTCACCAGTCAGAACCCACCAGCAACTTTCACTCCAAGATCTGTAAGTCTACAGAAAGTTGAGCTGGTGATTCAGCTTCTTTACTTACCTAGATGGTCAGAACTCTGAATACAGAGTTAAGGTGATGAACTGCCCCAAAGGGGTGCATAGCTCATTGTATTGTCTCATTTCTTCTGACAATGGATTTCACAGAAATGTGTTGCTCCAGGAGGCCAGAATTGTAAGTTTAAATAGAGAGGtctattttaaaatatcagaagcAAATATTTGGAATACTCAAGGCTTCCAGTTCTGGAGGAGACACCTCTTTTTCATAAAACGTGTTGATGAGAAATCTGGTATCTGCCATCTCTCAACTGAATCACAAGAACCTCAGGCTATCATCAATATGATAAGAAAAAATACTCCCTTTTTGAAACAAAATAAGCCAGAGATACACTCCTCAGTTTTCCTTTCTATACACAAAAACTTTAAGATATGAGACCTAAAGTGCATAGCAACAAAGACACAATTATGCCACACAAATCCATACAGATACACACCTTCTTATTATAATTTAGGATATGCATTAAACTGTATATTTCaaagtacagaaagaaaatgcacaaaaaaaCCAATACTTTTTtgaaacatgtaaaaatggaaatCTGTTTGGTTTTGTAGTTTTTgacagactgggggggggaggacaattTCACCTTGAAAATTGAGAAATGAACAAACTATGGAAAATCAATATATATTAAGGTTGGCACCTGTACTCTCAACTTATATGCTTCTCTCCACAGAACACTTCAATGAAACAATATGGCCAACCAGTCCATTGTGACCGTATTTCTACTGATGGAATTTTCTGATGACGCTAATCTACAAATCGTGCATTTTGTCATGTTTTTCTCCATTTACCTGATTGCCCTTATAGGAAATTTTCTCATTATCGCAACAGTGGTTCTGAATTACAGCCTTCGCACCCCCATGTATGGTTTTTTAGTGAATTTATCAATAATAGATGTTTGCTACATCTCTACTATTGTCCCAAAAAGCTCGTCTGCTTCCTTAACAGGCAACAACCTGATTTCATTTTTTGGATGTGTTGCTCAGATTTTCTCAGTTATGGTTTTTGGTAGTGCTGAACTTTCCCTCCTCACTGTTATGGCTTATGACCGCTATGTAGCCatctgtcaccctctgcagtatAAAGTGATAATGAACAGGGGAAAATGTATCAAAATGGCAGCTGCTTTGTGGACAATCAGTGTGATCCACGCAGTCCTAGAAACCACGTTCACCTTCAGTTTAAGCTTCTGTGGGCCCAATATCCTTGAACAATTTTTCTGTGATATCCCTTCATTATTAAAGGTTTCTTGCACTAATACACAAGTTAATGAAGCTTTGATTTCTGTTATTGGTAGCATTGTGGATTCGTTTTGCATTCtattcatttttgtttcctaTGGCTGCATCTTCTCCACAGTACTTAGGATCCCAGCAGATCAAGGCAGGTATAAAGTCTTCTCCACCTGCATCCCTCACATGGTCGTCTTCTCCCTATTTGTCATCACAGCTATGTTTTCATACATGAAGCCTAGTGGACTGTCTTCTCCTATGGTTAATTTGCTGTCTGGTGTTCTGTACACCGTTTTGCCACCAATGCTGAATCCCATCATTTATTGTCTGCGAAATAAGGAGATTCAAGAAGCTATGTGGAAAATCCCCCAAAAGTATAAATTTCATACCATGTTTTCCTAAATTGTAATTGATGCACTTTTTGCTTTGGGTTAATAAAGTGGCAtcttacctttttcttttttgcctagGTCATCAAAATTTTTGGTTGAGTTCATGATTGAGGAAGAGGCAATTTCATCTTTACTTCTTCCCTTTTCCCACTTACATGTCTGCATAACTGTAAATCTTTCTCCTAAAATTCCACAAATGTTAAAAGAGGCTGTGAATATAATCTCTACAAACCAAATTTTTGGAACTCTTTGGAAAACCTTTAGTGGAAACTCATTCTTCTAATAAGGTTTTCAGGTATCCTGATTTTGCATCTTCATTccttagttttttttccttttatttttattgggaTTCATGGATGTTTTGTGAAATAGATATAATAGACACAACAGTAGTTTTTAACGAAAATGGTTTCCAGAAATAACCTTTTGCAATACTGATGTATCATATATGTCAATGCTAATTTTCTCCTGTAATGAAATTCCTAAAATATTTGGATTTCTTGTTTATATACACCCATATTGAatatacatttttcaaatgttacATGTTAATAAATATAAAAGTGGTTTGCACAAATGTCACCATCTTCAGAATCCCCCTTTTTTTAAGGGAGCTTCATCCTCTGAATCTGCAGAATGAAAGATATGAATGTAGGTCTCTAAGGAACTACTtagtggttatctggaagctgagtcatggcaactggacttctttctcgttAGGTTGAGATGTTTCGCTACTCTTCTAAGTAGCTTTTTCAGTATGAGGAGAATTGGTagaagatccctgatatatcctccatgttgattTCACTCTCCCCTAGTCTCagtaggctcattagaaggacgaAGGACTGGGTGTGAGGGTTGATTCACATCCTCTTTTGCACTTACTTCAGGTGATCACACAAAGGCCCAGGATTATTTCCAAGTCAGTATCCACACTGACCCTCAATCCCATGTGAATTCATCTATATCCACAGTTTATGGCAGTTTAGGTACGTTGCTGGCCTTGTTTCTTTTGTTGCAGATGCAGAGGTTTCCAAGAAGAGACTTCACATGCTGATAGTTGGGCATAGCTTTATCTTCTGGGCATTGCACCACGCTGAGAAATCATTGTGTGGAACCGACATAGGCCTTGGGGCCTCTGCCCAAAGAGTGGTGTTCCTCTCTGCAGTTCCACATGGTCGTTGTTGTTGTCCCCCCAATGCGTTAGTTCTTCACCTCGGTGGCAATGAAAGTAATTGGTTTTAGATATTATATGCTATTTGCCTCTGTTGAAAACCGAGCACCCTTCGATTATCATTTTGTAGTCCACAATAATACCTAAAGTGCAGGGGGCAGCAGATTGCCCACTGCACTGCCTCAATATAGGATGCAGACTGGTTAACCGTGAAGTTTGCTGGGCTGTCAAAGGGGGCATTGGTAGTTATTGGACACCACGACATTAAATAAGCTGGAGCTTTACAGACACGATGGGGTGCATCTCTCAGCCCAGGGTTTGGACTTATTCCTTCAAAATATTCAGAGGGGCCTGCATTCAGTTGTTAATAGTTGGGGCAGGCAAGAGACTTAGTCATGTTAGTCCCTTTGCCGTGGCTGGTAGTGTGGAAGGAAGTTGGATTAGTGAGTCCTAGTAAGAGCACAGGAAGGTTATAGCTCACCCAACCTCCCAGCGCAGAGGATTGTGAGATTACACCATGGGGGCAGGAGGATGCGCTCGTGCCTCACACGGACCAAGGGCCACCAAACATGCGGGCGCTCAAGGCCCGGGTGAGGTCAGTGCCAATCCGGCCGGGGTTGCACAGTCTTGGTGACCACGCAGGCTCAGGGCATAGGACTTGCCCACATTGACAAACGGTCCCAGGAAACCCACTTATTCCTTTCTTcactacagcagccccctctTCTTTATTATAGTTCAATAAAGCATTGCCCTGGCTTAACCCAATTATCACTCTTTGAATGCCTCACATggcttgaaaatcctattaaatTCGTCATAAATCCAAAGCAACCTGATGGCACCTAATAAGCAAACATTATGGAAGAGTGGGATTCCCCAAAGAGTGACTCCCGGAGCTACCTCAGAAGATAAAGATGACTCCAACTCCTTCTCTTCTCAGCAGTGCATTTAATATCCAAGAAAGACCACAATCAAGCATGTTGATGCTCTCATCTTCCATGAAAAACACAGGTGAGCAGAATTATCATAGTTTGTTCTTGGTAAGGACAGGTACTCCAGGATGTATTTCTACTCCAGGTACGCATTTCTGAGAGGAGAGTGAAATGTCAGATATATGATTGGGTGTATGATGATAATTATTATTCTTGAATGTCagagagaacatttttaaaaaaatcattggatAGAAGAAGGTAATTTAAAACCTAATTTATTGAAATCTTTCCTTGAAAAGTATAAGAATAACACATTTTCAATAATAGCTTAAAAGCTTACAAATCCATTGATGTCTAACTGCTCTAAGTCTATATTTGGATCTGAGACTCAACCCTGCAAACCTATTTTAGGAAGCAGCTCCTTAGTATCAGGTTAATTGGTTCCTTTAAAACTAtatcaaaccaaacaaaaaaacccacaagaacgtCTTGACTCAAAGCATTACAGTTTCTAAAAAGGGAGAGATTCCTGACTGACCATAGTATGTCAGATCTTACAAACTAGTGTCAAAACTCTGTAGACGTGTCCCAAATATCCCTGGTATATATGaagaaaaatggcataaataCATATGGgtgttttacttttaaattctGTGAGGGATGCATAAATTGGATTCAAGTGATATTAAAGCTAGGCAATGTGGAATTAAGGGAAATTAAAATTCATTGAATTGTTTAATTTTCCATTCTTTCACATCTGCTTGTGTGATCTGGCGATGAGAAAGAGAACAATCATGTTTGTTGAATACATATTTGTAAATGTTTCTGCAACGTGTGTTAAATTTCCTAATAGGGAAGAACGAGATATCAAAGACAATTGTAGTAATCTGTAAATACATTTTCTGACTCAACTACTATTTGTGTAGAATGAAATAGGATTGCTTCAAGATGTTATTGCTAAAATAGAAGTGAGCTTCTTAAAGAAGTAGGCTGAATAACAAGTTTTCTGTCTACCACTACCTGTTACATATCATTAACTGACAGCATAACATGAAAATGGCCTGGAAAAAGTAATAGAATCAACACATGAGTTAGATTGAGAATTCTAATTACTTTTTGTTTTATGTGGTTTTGGTTTTAAAAGCTAAGCCAGAGTTAAACGACTTATCCATAAATTAGACTACCCAGTATATATTTAAAGGACTGTCATACATATTGGTCTGTAGAGATGTTCCTTATAATGGATGGTAGACTAATCAGGAGCACAAAAGCCCCTCTTTAGAAGTTTTTCCCACACTTGCTGACTGACCCCTACACATCATCCCACCCAACTGCTGTGACCCCTTGATCTCAGTATATTTAGCAAAACGTTTGCAAAGGGAGTTAACTGTACATACAGTTTTGCCATACAGTCGCCTTCACGTTATTGGGAAGTGTGTGCAATGAGTTGTGCTCACAAAATGGAGAAGCATTGATACATTTGACTTCTTTTTTAATGAATGTGAGAAGCCTGGGAATGTAGGTCCCTAAAGGGACAATGTCTGTGGTTACTTTCACCAGTCAGAACCCACCAGCAACTTTCACTCCAAGATCTGTAAGTCTACAGAAAGTTGAGCTGGTGATTCAGCTTCTTTACTTACCTAGATGGTCAGAACTCTGAATACAGAGTTAAGGTGATGAACTGCCCCAAAGGGGTGCATAGCTCATTGTATTGTCTCATTTCTTCTGACAATGGATTTCACAGAAATGTGTTGCTCCAGGAGGCCAGAATTGTAAGTTTAAATAGAGAGGtctattttaaaatatcagaagcAAATATTTGGAATACTCAAGGCTTCCAGTTCTGGAGGAGACACCTCTTTTTCATAAAACGTGTTGATGAGAAATATGGTATCTGCCATCTCTCGACTGAATCACAAGAACCTCAGGCTATCATCAATATGATCAAGAAAAAATACTCCCTTTTTGAAACAAAATCAGCCAGAAAAAACACTCCTGAGTTTTACTTTATATGCACAAAAACTTTAAGATATGAGACCTAAAGTGCATAGCAACAAAGACACAATTATGCCACACAAATCCATACAGATACACACCTTCTTATTATAATTTAGGATATGCATTAAACTGTATATTTCaaagtacagaaagaaaatgcacaaaaaaaACAATACTTTTTTGAAACATGTAAAAACTGGGAAATCTGTCTTGTTTTGTAGTTTTTGACAGACTGGGGGGAGGAAGGACAATTTCACCTAGAAAACTGAGACATGAACAAACTATGGAAAAATCAATATATATTAAGGTTGTCACCTGTACTCTCAACTTATATGCTTCTCTCCACAGAACACTTCAATGAAACAATATGGCCAACCAGTCCATTGTGACCGTATTTCTACTGATGGAATTTTCCGATGACACCAATCTACAAATTGTGCATTTTGTCATGTTTTTCTCCATTTACCTGATTGCCCTTATAGGAAATTTCCTCATTATTGCAACAGTGGCTCTGAATTACAGCCTTCACACCCCCATGTATGGTTTTTTAGTGAATTTGTCAGTAATAGATGTTTGCTACATCTCTACTATTGTCCCAAAAAACTTGTCTGCTTCCTTAACAGGCAACAAcctgatttctttttttggatGTGTTGCTCAGATTTTCTCAGTTGTGGTTTTTGGTAGTGCTGAGCTTTCCCTCCTCACTGTTATGGCTTATGACCGCTATGTAGCCatctgtcaccctctgcagtatAAAGTGATAATGAACAGGGGAAAATGTATCAAAATGGCAGCTGCTTCATGGTCAAGCTGTGTGATCCACGCAGTCCTACAAACAACAGTCACCTTCAGTTTAAGCTTCTGTGGGCCCAATATCCTTGAACAATTTTTCTGTGATATCCCTTCATTATTAAAGGTTTCTTGCACTAATACACAAGTTAATGAAGTTTTGCTTTCTGTTATTGGTAGCATTGTGGATTCGTTTTGCCTTCtattcatttttgtttcctaTGGCTACATCTTTTCCACAGTACTTAGGATCCCAGCAGATCAAGGCAGGTATAAAGTCTTCTCCACCTGCATCCCTCACATGGTCGTCTTCTCCCTATTTGTCATCACAGCTATGTTTTCATACATGAAGCCTAGTGGACTGTCTTCTCCTATGGTTAATTTGCTGTCTGGTGTTCTGTACACCGTTTTGCCACCAATGCTGAATCCCATCATTTATTGTCTGCGAAATAAGGAGATTCAAGAAGCTATGTGGAAAATCCCCCAAAAGTATAAATTTCTTACCATGTTTTCCTAAATTATTATTGATGCactttttgctttggtttaacAACGTGGCatcctgcctttttcttcttaCTATTTTGCCTAGGTCATCTAAATTTTTGGTTGAGTCCATGATTGAGGAAGAGGCAATTTCATCTTTACTTCTTCCCTTTTCCCACTTACATGTTTGCATAACTGCAAATCTTTCTCCTAAAATTCCACAAATGTTAAAACAGGCTGCGAATGTAATCTCTACAAACCAAATTTTTGGAACTCTTTGGAAAACCTTTAATGGAAAGTCATTCTTCTAATAAGGTTTTCAGGTATCCTGATTTTGCATCTTCATTCCTTagggttttttcccttttatttttattgggaTTCATGGATGTTTTGTGAAATAGATATAATAGACACAACAGTAGTTTTTAACGAAAAGAGGTTTCCAGAAATAACCTTTTGCAATACTGATGTATCATATATGTCAATGTTAATTTTCTCCTGTAATGAAATTCCTAAAATATTTGGATTTCTTGTTTATATACACCCATATTGAatatacatttttcaaatgttacATGTTAATAAATATAAAAGTGGTTTGCACAAATATCACCATCTTCAGAATCCCCCTTTTTCTAAGAGAGCTTCATCCTCTGAATCTGCAGAATGAAAGATATGAATGTAGGTCTCTAAGGAACTTCTtagtggttatctggaagctgagtcatggcaactggacttctttctcgttAGGTTGAGATGTTTCGCTACTCTTCTAAGTAGCTTTTTCAgtatgaggagagttggtagaagatccctgatatatcctccatgttgattTCACTCTCCCCTAGTCTCagtaggctcattagaaggacgaAGGACTGGGTGTGAGGGTTGATTCACATCCTCTTTTGCACTTACTTCAGGTGATCACACAAAGGCCCAGGATTATTTCCAAGTCAGTATCCACACTGACCCTCAATCCCATGTGAATTCAACTATGCCCACAGTTTATGGCTGTCTCCCTTGGGCACCACCTGCCAGTTGATCCTGACTcttactttcttatttttttttctatgcagAATTAGCACTGATAcatcaatgcagtgataaggtgatctagcacaaAAAATCACtagttggttttttaaattaagattaaATTTTGGACAACTTGAGGGAAAGCCTGAGAAGTTAGATGTTCCCACTGTCCCAAAATATATCTAAGCATAATATGTCATCATAACACCACTGAGAGTCATACACCCTTGGGACTAAGCAGGACAACAATGTCACATTACTTTTCAGGAAAGCCCTCCTGGACCTAAAATAGGACCAGAATATCAATTCATATTTCCCAGAGGCCCCCATGGGTGCAACTGGGCATTTGTACAATAAAAAAGGGGATTGGGGGAGATGGAGAGAGACAGGGTTCTTGGGCAAATGGCAAATTGTGCAGTGGCATGACCCCTTTAAagtgttttgtttcagtttaatGGGTGAACTTACAACATCTTTAAATGCTGGCATTATAAATCCCATTTATAGTGCAGCGCTGTAGAGTCTGCATAGATGACCATTCAGGATGTATTGATTCGGTTTCCCCTTTGTCACCTGAAACTGTAACATATGGGATAATTGATTTCCTTTGCATTGATTCCATATGCCAACTGATGTGAAAAGGAGCTGAATTAGCACCAAAGCACCAAAGGCATTGGGAAAGTGGAACTAAAAATAGCGAAAGCAACTATGCACCATCCTCATTGCTCAAAAACCATGTATGTTAGTGATGTAGGAGCAACTGATACTGTTTCCAGGGCTTCTGAGTTTGAATTCACATGAAATGCTCAGA of Pogona vitticeps strain Pit_001003342236 chromosome 6, PviZW2.1, whole genome shotgun sequence contains these proteins:
- the LOC144583693 gene encoding olfactory receptor 14A16-like, giving the protein MANQSIVTVFLLMEFSDDANLQIVHFVMFFSIYLIALIGNFLIIATVVLNYSLRTPMYGFLVNLSIIDVCYISTIVPKSSSASLTGNNLISFFGCVAQIFSVMVFGSAELSLLTVMAYDRYVAICHPLQYKVIMNRGKCIKMAAALWTISVIHAVLETTFTFSLSFCGPNILEQFFCDIPSLLKVSCTNTQVNEALISVIGSIVDSFCILFIFVSYGCIFSTVLRIPADQGRYKVFSTCIPHMVVFSLFVITAMFSYMKPSGLSSPMVNLLSGVLYTVLPPMLNPIIYCLRNKEIQEAMWKIPQKYKFHTMFS
- the LOC144583692 gene encoding olfactory receptor 14A16-like, with the protein product MANQSIVTVFLLMEFSDDTNLQIVHFVMFFSIYLIALIGNFLIIATVALNYSLHTPMYGFLVNLSVIDVCYISTIVPKNLSASLTGNNLISFFGCVAQIFSVVVFGSAELSLLTVMAYDRYVAICHPLQYKVIMNRGKCIKMAAASWSSCVIHAVLQTTVTFSLSFCGPNILEQFFCDIPSLLKVSCTNTQVNEVLLSVIGSIVDSFCLLFIFVSYGYIFSTVLRIPADQGRYKVFSTCIPHMVVFSLFVITAMFSYMKPSGLSSPMVNLLSGVLYTVLPPMLNPIIYCLRNKEIQEAMWKIPQKYKFLTMFS